Proteins from one Streptomyces caniferus genomic window:
- a CDS encoding MDR family NADP-dependent oxidoreductase has product MSAGVGPGIPQKAREVRLSEHLEGELTLGHFDIVEVEVPEPAPGEVLVRTDHLPLAAAYQDLMRADCPLPLPPFQVGERLGGGALGTVVRSASPDLAVGDVVQSMSGWSEYSCGPANTYFKVDPDLFPSPVYYLSQGPTAYYGMADIARVGKGDVVFVSGAAGGVGSLAGQIAKCRGAARVIGSAGSQEKVDYLVGELGFDDAFDYHDGPVVDRLRELAPDGIQVFFDNVGGEQFEAAIEVAAPHARFALCGALSAQNGSQAYPRLDLMTAITKHLELRPFATYHTPEQITQWTRHFAMWVAEGTFVFPHTAVEGGIETAPAALISLLQGAYRGNVALHLTAGE; this is encoded by the coding sequence ATGAGCGCTGGTGTGGGTCCCGGCATTCCGCAGAAGGCGCGGGAAGTACGGCTGTCCGAGCACTTGGAGGGTGAACTGACCCTCGGCCACTTCGACATCGTCGAGGTCGAGGTGCCGGAGCCGGCGCCCGGCGAGGTCCTGGTCCGTACGGACCATCTGCCGCTGGCGGCGGCCTACCAGGATCTGATGCGGGCCGACTGCCCGTTGCCGCTGCCGCCGTTCCAGGTCGGCGAGCGGCTCGGCGGGGGCGCGCTGGGCACGGTGGTCCGGTCCGCGAGTCCCGACCTGGCCGTCGGTGACGTCGTCCAGTCGATGTCCGGCTGGAGCGAGTACTCCTGCGGTCCGGCCAACACCTACTTCAAGGTGGACCCGGACCTCTTCCCCAGCCCGGTGTACTACCTGAGCCAGGGCCCCACCGCCTACTACGGCATGGCCGATATCGCACGGGTCGGCAAGGGCGACGTGGTGTTCGTCTCCGGCGCGGCCGGCGGGGTGGGCTCGCTCGCCGGGCAGATCGCCAAGTGCCGGGGCGCGGCCCGGGTGATCGGCAGCGCCGGCAGCCAGGAGAAGGTCGACTACCTCGTGGGCGAACTGGGCTTCGACGACGCCTTCGACTACCACGACGGCCCGGTCGTCGACCGGCTGCGCGAGCTGGCCCCCGACGGCATCCAGGTCTTCTTCGACAACGTCGGCGGGGAGCAGTTCGAGGCCGCGATCGAGGTCGCGGCCCCGCATGCGCGGTTCGCCCTGTGCGGCGCCCTGTCCGCGCAGAACGGCTCCCAGGCGTACCCCCGGCTCGACCTCATGACGGCCATCACCAAGCATCTGGAACTGCGGCCGTTCGCGACCTACCACACCCCCGAGCAGATCACCCAGTGGACGCGGCACTTCGCGATGTGGGTGGCCGAGGGCACCTTCGTCTTCCCGCACACCGCCGTCGAGGGCGGCATCGAGACCGCGCCCGCCGCCCTGATCTCGCTCCTCCAGGGGGCCTACCGCGGCAATGTCGCCCTGCATCTGACGGCCGGGGAGTGA
- a CDS encoding DinB family protein, translated as MPTMADPRMDECEELLAAWQEHREALRRAFGGLSEEQARSAPSVSTLSLASLLIHAVRGEPAWIPVIAGRGADWLQRDGQAEFEVPATGTVTGLLAEHARVGADVAQAVRAVKDFDERVPMPKTPWGPQDEPRTVRWILLHLIGEAARHAGHADLIRESLDGANAFDLQQAAPDA; from the coding sequence ATGCCGACCATGGCTGACCCCCGGATGGACGAATGCGAAGAGCTCCTGGCGGCCTGGCAGGAGCACCGCGAGGCGCTGCGCCGGGCGTTCGGGGGCCTCAGCGAGGAACAGGCACGCAGCGCCCCCAGCGTCAGCACGCTGTCCCTGGCGTCGCTGCTCATCCACGCCGTACGCGGCGAGCCGGCCTGGATCCCGGTCATCGCCGGCCGGGGCGCCGACTGGCTGCAGCGCGACGGACAGGCCGAGTTCGAGGTGCCCGCGACCGGCACGGTGACCGGGCTGCTGGCCGAGCACGCGCGGGTGGGCGCCGACGTGGCCCAGGCGGTGCGGGCGGTCAAGGACTTCGACGAGCGGGTCCCGATGCCCAAGACCCCGTGGGGCCCGCAGGACGAGCCGCGTACGGTCCGGTGGATCCTGCTGCATCTGATCGGGGAGGCGGCCCGGCACGCCGGCCACGCCGACCTCATCCGGGAATCCCTCGACGGCGCCAACGCCTTCGACCTGCAGCAGGCCGCGCCCGACGCCTGA
- a CDS encoding nuclear transport factor 2 family protein, whose product MSQVTQATVQRVTADLYVEVQQFYARQMPLLEARKLEEFLETLTEDGSIEHRPGGWKLEGRQQLLTEMRARRGDPEQPLVEEISAREARERNVSYYDGLVYRYWFDRMHIEPVDEDTLRVRYQAIVSMTDAAGKVSFEPTTVVDDVLVRIDGELYTRSRIVTHDSPAWADKIHNPS is encoded by the coding sequence GTGTCCCAGGTAACGCAGGCAACCGTGCAGCGGGTGACCGCGGATCTGTATGTCGAGGTGCAGCAGTTCTACGCACGGCAGATGCCGCTCCTGGAAGCCCGGAAGCTGGAGGAGTTCCTGGAGACCCTGACCGAGGACGGCTCGATCGAGCACCGCCCCGGCGGCTGGAAGCTGGAAGGGCGGCAGCAGTTGCTGACCGAGATGCGGGCGCGCCGCGGGGACCCGGAGCAGCCGCTCGTCGAGGAGATCTCGGCCCGCGAGGCGCGGGAGCGCAACGTCTCGTACTACGACGGTCTGGTGTACCGCTACTGGTTCGACCGGATGCACATCGAGCCGGTCGACGAGGACACCTTGCGGGTGCGCTACCAGGCGATCGTGAGCATGACGGACGCGGCGGGCAAGGTCAGCTTCGAGCCGACGACCGTCGTGGACGACGTCCTGGTCCGTATCGACGGTGAGCTGTACACCCGTTCGCGCATCGTCACCCATGACTCCCCCGCCTGGGCCGACAAGATCCACAACCCGTCCTAG
- a CDS encoding cytochrome P450 codes for MSACPVSDAFPFPGSSYNGPAPHYARLRTDQPVVRVRTAGGVDAWLVTRYEDVRAALADPRLSRARTCRPGAPRIGGSMTTTPEMIISLDGAEHARLRKLVVGAFTTRRVEQMRPGVQKVADELLDDMADRGGPVDLVQQLTVPLPLTVIGELLGVPREDLRQFETYARAFATVDDRAGGEESLAGLAKLNEYIVGLIADKRAEPADDMLSDLIAARDHDDRLSEQELVTFGFTLIGAGFDTTANQLANSVLALVAGHRDQWRSLVEDPGRIPAAVEELLRHVNLFATDTSGFPRMAVEDLEIGGVHIAAGEPVLLSLASANRDPAVFDDPDRLDLSRGRNPHISFGHGIHYCLGKQLGRMEMEIALAGLVRRFPDLRLAVPESELPWHTGEINHTLTSLPVTWGA; via the coding sequence TTGTCCGCCTGCCCCGTCTCCGACGCGTTCCCCTTCCCCGGCTCGTCCTACAACGGCCCGGCCCCGCACTACGCCCGGCTGCGCACCGACCAGCCGGTGGTACGGGTGCGGACGGCAGGCGGTGTGGACGCCTGGCTGGTCACCCGGTACGAGGACGTCCGGGCGGCCCTGGCCGACCCCCGGCTCAGCAGGGCCCGAACCTGCAGGCCCGGGGCGCCGCGGATCGGCGGGTCGATGACGACCACGCCCGAGATGATCATTTCGCTGGACGGCGCCGAACACGCCCGGCTGCGCAAGCTGGTGGTCGGCGCGTTCACCACCCGGCGGGTCGAGCAGATGCGGCCCGGTGTGCAGAAGGTGGCCGACGAGCTGCTGGACGACATGGCCGACCGCGGCGGTCCGGTGGATCTGGTGCAGCAGCTGACGGTGCCGCTGCCGCTGACGGTCATCGGTGAGCTGCTCGGCGTCCCGCGCGAGGATCTGCGGCAGTTCGAGACCTACGCCCGCGCCTTCGCCACGGTCGACGACCGGGCCGGCGGCGAGGAGTCCCTGGCCGGACTGGCCAAGCTCAACGAGTACATCGTGGGCCTGATCGCCGACAAGCGGGCCGAGCCCGCCGACGACATGCTCTCCGACCTGATCGCGGCCCGGGACCACGACGACCGGCTCAGCGAACAGGAGCTGGTGACGTTCGGTTTCACCCTCATCGGCGCCGGTTTCGACACCACCGCCAACCAGCTCGCCAACTCCGTGCTGGCGCTGGTGGCCGGGCACCGCGACCAGTGGCGCTCGCTCGTCGAGGACCCCGGCCGGATACCCGCCGCCGTCGAGGAACTGCTGCGGCACGTCAACCTGTTCGCCACCGACACCTCGGGGTTCCCGCGGATGGCCGTGGAGGACCTGGAGATCGGCGGGGTGCACATCGCCGCGGGCGAGCCGGTCCTGCTGTCGCTCGCCTCCGCCAACCGCGACCCGGCGGTCTTCGACGACCCGGACCGGCTGGACCTCTCCCGCGGCCGCAATCCGCACATCTCGTTCGGCCACGGCATCCACTACTGCCTGGGCAAGCAGCTCGGGCGGATGGAGATGGAGATCGCCCTGGCCGGGCTGGTACGGCGCTTCCCGGACCTGCGGCTGGCCGTACCCGAGAGCGAACTGCCCTGGCACACCGGCGAGATCAACCACACCCTGACCAGCCTTCCGGTCACCTGGGGAGCCTGA
- a CDS encoding NDP-hexose 2,3-dehydratase family protein: MATATPPRTAADLVERFARSAAVTEAGAWLRTAEVPGWMAQRHASHRFAVRRIPFAALTGWSFAPGTGNLGHDSGRFFTVEGLRVSVGDGPYPDWQQPVIKQPEVGILGLLAKEFDGVLHFLMQAKMEPGNRNLLQLSPTVQATRSNYTKVHRGADVPYLDHFLRPAPGSVVADSLQSEHGSWFFRKSNRNMIVETRDAVPVAEDFCWLTLGQIGRLLRRDNLVNMDARTVLAGVPTGGGPGPGGAPYADTELLSWFTAERSRHTVGAELVPLDAVTGWRRGTHTVERPDGRYFRVVAVAVEAGSREVAGWSQPLIEPCGLGVTAFLTRRIGGVPQVLVHARVEGGFLDTVELGPTVQCVPGNHAALPPDERPPFLDTVLTAPPGRIRYAAVHSEEGGRFLHAESRYLLVEASDDAPDDALPPGYRWVTPGMLGALVRHGHYLNVQARSLLSLLTTGAARLQD, from the coding sequence ATGGCCACCGCCACGCCCCCACGCACGGCAGCGGATCTGGTGGAGCGCTTCGCGCGTTCGGCCGCGGTGACCGAGGCCGGCGCGTGGCTGCGCACCGCCGAGGTCCCCGGCTGGATGGCACAGCGCCACGCGTCCCACCGCTTCGCGGTGCGGCGCATCCCGTTCGCGGCGCTGACGGGCTGGTCCTTCGCCCCCGGCACCGGGAACCTCGGGCATGACAGCGGGCGCTTCTTCACCGTGGAGGGGCTGCGGGTCTCGGTCGGCGACGGGCCGTACCCCGACTGGCAGCAGCCCGTCATCAAGCAACCGGAAGTCGGCATCCTGGGCCTCCTGGCGAAGGAGTTCGACGGGGTGCTGCACTTCCTGATGCAGGCCAAGATGGAGCCGGGAAACCGGAATCTGCTCCAGCTGTCGCCGACCGTGCAGGCCACCCGCAGCAACTACACGAAGGTGCACCGCGGCGCGGACGTGCCCTACCTCGACCACTTCCTGCGGCCCGCCCCGGGCAGTGTGGTGGCCGATTCGCTCCAGTCCGAACACGGTTCCTGGTTCTTCCGCAAGAGCAATCGGAACATGATCGTCGAAACCCGCGACGCGGTGCCGGTCGCGGAGGACTTCTGCTGGCTGACGCTGGGACAGATCGGCCGGCTGCTGCGCCGGGACAACCTGGTGAACATGGACGCCCGGACGGTCCTCGCGGGGGTGCCCACCGGCGGCGGCCCGGGGCCCGGCGGTGCGCCGTACGCCGATACGGAGCTGCTGTCGTGGTTCACCGCGGAGCGCTCCCGCCACACGGTCGGCGCCGAGCTCGTCCCCCTGGACGCGGTGACGGGCTGGCGGCGCGGGACGCACACCGTCGAGCGCCCGGACGGCCGGTACTTCCGTGTGGTGGCGGTGGCCGTCGAGGCCGGCAGCCGCGAGGTGGCGGGCTGGAGCCAGCCCCTGATCGAGCCGTGCGGACTCGGGGTCACCGCCTTCCTCACCCGCCGCATCGGGGGCGTCCCGCAGGTGCTGGTGCACGCACGGGTGGAGGGCGGCTTCCTCGACACCGTCGAACTCGGGCCGACCGTCCAGTGCGTGCCGGGCAACCACGCGGCGCTGCCCCCGGACGAGCGGCCGCCGTTCCTCGACACGGTGCTGACGGCGCCGCCCGGCCGCATCCGGTACGCGGCGGTCCACTCCGAGGAGGGCGGCCGGTTCCTCCACGCCGAGAGCCGCTATCTGCTGGTCGAGGCGTCGGACGACGCACCCGACGATGCCCTGCCGCCCGGCTACCGGTGGGTCACGCCCGGCATGCTCGGTGCGCTGGTCCGGCACGGCCACTACCTCAACGTCCAGGCGCGCAGCCTGCTCTCGCTGCTCACCACCGGCGCCGCCCGCCTCCAGGACTGA
- a CDS encoding winged helix DNA-binding domain-containing protein, protein MSPLSLRTLNRTYLDRQLLLDRAGLSPLDAVRHLMGLQGQEPDAPYVGLWARLADFRHDGLTALLHDRSVVRAKLQRNTQHLVDAQDFRTLHPLLAPVLGKARQGAFGRAIQGLDTDDLVRAGRELMSGDGLTRPQLGRALAARFPGRDSLALAYAVQSLVAHVHPPPSGVWGRRGATPLVLAEEWLGGPMARRPRIDEVILRYLAAYGPAAVRDIQAWCGLTRLREVVDGMRSRLRVYHDAAGRELFDVPGAALADPDRPAPVRFLPRFDNLVLGHADRTRVIDDEDRRRVIIGSEVSPVFLVDGFVRGIWSWRDGTVEVTPFRPLAPDEAAEVREEAGGLLGFLRGPDGTGATGRRATAATGPVLIG, encoded by the coding sequence ATGTCCCCGCTCTCCCTGCGTACTCTCAACCGCACCTACCTGGACCGGCAGTTACTGCTCGACCGGGCCGGCCTCAGCCCCCTCGACGCCGTCCGGCATCTGATGGGCCTGCAGGGCCAGGAGCCCGACGCGCCCTATGTGGGCCTGTGGGCACGGCTCGCGGACTTCCGGCACGACGGACTGACCGCGCTGCTGCACGACCGCTCGGTCGTCCGCGCCAAGCTCCAGCGCAACACCCAGCACCTGGTGGACGCCCAGGACTTCCGCACGCTCCATCCGCTGCTCGCCCCGGTGCTCGGCAAGGCCCGCCAGGGCGCGTTCGGGCGGGCCATCCAGGGGCTGGACACGGACGATCTGGTGCGGGCGGGCCGGGAGTTGATGAGCGGCGACGGGCTCACCCGTCCGCAGCTGGGCCGTGCGCTGGCGGCCCGGTTCCCCGGCCGGGACAGCCTCGCCCTGGCCTATGCCGTGCAGTCGCTGGTGGCGCATGTGCACCCGCCGCCCAGCGGCGTCTGGGGCCGTCGCGGCGCCACCCCGCTGGTCCTCGCGGAGGAGTGGCTCGGCGGCCCGATGGCGCGGCGGCCCCGCATCGACGAGGTGATCCTGCGCTACCTCGCGGCCTACGGGCCGGCCGCGGTGCGCGACATCCAGGCGTGGTGCGGTCTGACCAGGCTGCGGGAGGTGGTCGACGGCATGCGGTCGCGGCTGCGGGTGTACCACGACGCCGCGGGCCGGGAGCTGTTCGATGTGCCGGGCGCCGCCCTCGCCGATCCGGACCGGCCCGCGCCGGTGCGTTTCCTGCCGCGCTTCGACAACCTCGTCCTCGGCCATGCGGACCGGACGCGGGTGATCGACGACGAGGACCGCAGACGGGTGATCATCGGCAGCGAGGTGAGCCCGGTGTTCCTGGTGGACGGCTTTGTGCGCGGCATCTGGTCGTGGCGGGACGGCACCGTGGAGGTCACCCCGTTCCGGCCGCTGGCACCGGACGAGGCGGCCGAGGTACGGGAGGAGGCCGGCGGGCTGCTCGGCTTTCTGCGGGGGCCCGACGGCACGGGCGCGACGGGGCGGCGCGCGACGGCCGCGACGGGCCCGGTCCTGATCGGCTGA
- a CDS encoding NAD-dependent epimerase/dehydratase family protein, which translates to MTTTDLPRRVAVLGATGCVGRHLCAAFAARGTDVVAIARNNAPHLHPHPFLSLDLARCTGAELAAVLADQGVDTVVNATLGWGSTPEEMAHSNVRPVERLLAALPRLAEPARLVHLGTIHEYGPVPAGTSLDENVAPRPASLYAQAKLTASRLVLAAVRRGEVQASVLRLTNTVGPHPAKESFFGALAARLRQADPAAGLDVTVAAARRDFVDVRDAADAVLAAASVRSAEPLMNIGRGTAVDIHTLVRTLITVSGLPPHAVRVRRDDVRSRSAGADWIQVDRSRAERSLGWRPRRALATSLRDMWDTVGGPPA; encoded by the coding sequence ATGACCACGACAGACCTGCCCCGCCGGGTCGCGGTCCTGGGTGCCACCGGCTGCGTGGGCCGCCACCTGTGCGCGGCCTTCGCGGCCCGGGGGACGGACGTCGTCGCGATCGCCCGGAACAACGCGCCGCACCTGCACCCCCATCCGTTCCTGTCGCTTGACCTGGCCCGGTGCACGGGCGCCGAGCTGGCCGCGGTCCTGGCGGACCAAGGGGTGGACACGGTGGTCAACGCCACCCTCGGCTGGGGGAGTACGCCCGAGGAGATGGCGCACTCCAACGTCCGCCCGGTGGAACGGCTGCTGGCCGCCCTGCCCCGGCTGGCGGAACCGGCCCGGCTCGTGCACCTGGGCACCATCCACGAGTACGGCCCGGTCCCGGCCGGCACCTCCCTGGACGAGAACGTCGCACCGCGTCCGGCCTCCCTGTACGCCCAGGCGAAGCTGACCGCGTCGCGTCTGGTGCTGGCGGCCGTCCGCCGCGGGGAGGTCCAGGCCTCGGTGCTGCGGCTGACCAACACCGTCGGGCCGCACCCGGCGAAGGAGAGCTTCTTCGGGGCCCTGGCGGCACGGCTGCGGCAGGCCGACCCGGCCGCGGGGCTCGACGTCACGGTGGCCGCGGCACGCCGCGACTTCGTCGACGTCCGGGACGCGGCCGACGCGGTGCTCGCCGCGGCGTCCGTCCGGTCCGCCGAACCCCTGATGAACATCGGCCGGGGCACGGCGGTGGACATCCACACCCTGGTCCGCACCCTGATCACGGTCAGCGGCCTGCCGCCGCACGCCGTCCGGGTCCGCCGGGACGACGTACGCAGCCGCAGCGCCGGCGCGGACTGGATCCAGGTGGACCGCTCCCGGGCCGAGCGGTCGCTGGGCTGGCGCCCGCGCCGCGCCCTGGCCACCTCGCTCCGCGATATGTGGGACACCGTGGGCGGGCCGCCCGCCTGA
- a CDS encoding dTDP-4-dehydrorhamnose 3,5-epimerase family protein has protein sequence MRTRELAVSGAFAFTPDVHADQRGRFVSPLQEEAFLAAVGRPFPVAQTNHSRSARGVLRGVHFTTAPPGQAKYVHCARGRALDVVVDLRLGSPTFGVWDTVDMDEETCRAAYYPEGVGHAFLALEDDTVMSYLVSTGYRAERELAVSPLDKDLALPWPDGVDFVLSPRDRVAPGLAQATAQGLLPRYADCARV, from the coding sequence GTGCGTACCCGAGAGCTCGCCGTGTCCGGCGCCTTCGCGTTCACCCCGGACGTCCATGCCGACCAGCGGGGGAGGTTCGTCTCGCCGCTGCAGGAGGAGGCGTTCCTCGCCGCCGTCGGCCGCCCCTTCCCGGTGGCCCAGACCAACCACAGCCGATCGGCCCGCGGGGTGCTGCGCGGGGTGCACTTCACCACGGCGCCGCCCGGCCAGGCCAAGTACGTCCACTGCGCCCGCGGCCGGGCCCTCGACGTGGTGGTCGATCTCCGGCTGGGATCCCCGACGTTCGGCGTCTGGGACACCGTGGACATGGACGAGGAGACCTGCCGGGCCGCCTACTACCCCGAAGGGGTGGGACACGCCTTCCTCGCCCTGGAGGACGACACCGTCATGTCCTACCTGGTCTCCACCGGCTACCGGGCCGAACGGGAGCTGGCCGTCAGCCCGTTGGACAAGGACCTGGCCCTGCCCTGGCCGGACGGAGTCGACTTCGTCCTCTCCCCACGCGACCGCGTCGCCCCCGGCCTCGCACAGGCCACGGCCCAGGGGCTGCTGCCCCGCTACGCGGACTGCGCACGGGTCTGA
- a CDS encoding class I SAM-dependent methyltransferase, with the protein MVIDACRICDNRTLLPVLDLGPSALTGVFPATPEQQVPTVPLELVLCSPDGCGLLQLRHTADLGLMYGEHYGYRSGIRPFMIEHLRGKVAAITERVAPGPGDLVLDIGSNDGTLLGCYPRNGVTLAGIDPSGEKFRASYPPDAELVTDFFSRQVFTERFGARRAKAVTSIAMFYDLPRPLDFMRDVAAVLDDDGVWVMEQSYMPAMLEATAYDVVCHEHLEYYALRQIEWMAERAGLEVIGARLTDVYGGSLSLTLARKGSRHPVDHAALGRIRAHERELGLDTPAPYEAFARRAVDSRDRLVEFLADSRKAGKLTVGYGASTKGNVILQYCGLGPDDLPCIGEPNEEKAGCFTPGTGIPIVSEADAKALAPDQLLVLPWIYRDGFVEREAPFLAHGGKLVFPLPEITVL; encoded by the coding sequence ATGGTCATCGATGCCTGCCGCATCTGCGACAACCGCACGCTGTTGCCCGTGCTCGACCTGGGCCCCTCCGCCCTCACCGGCGTCTTCCCGGCGACGCCGGAGCAGCAGGTGCCCACCGTCCCGCTGGAGCTGGTGCTGTGCTCGCCCGACGGCTGCGGTCTGCTGCAGCTGCGGCACACCGCCGACCTCGGGCTGATGTACGGCGAGCACTACGGATACCGTTCGGGCATCCGGCCGTTCATGATCGAGCACCTGCGCGGCAAGGTGGCGGCGATCACCGAACGGGTCGCACCCGGCCCCGGCGACCTGGTGCTGGACATCGGCAGCAACGACGGCACCCTGCTGGGCTGCTACCCCCGCAACGGCGTCACCCTGGCCGGCATCGACCCCTCGGGGGAGAAGTTCCGCGCCTCCTACCCGCCGGACGCGGAACTCGTCACCGACTTCTTCTCCCGCCAGGTCTTCACCGAGCGGTTCGGCGCCCGGCGCGCCAAGGCGGTCACCTCCATCGCGATGTTCTACGACCTCCCGCGCCCGCTCGACTTCATGCGGGACGTCGCCGCCGTCCTCGACGACGACGGCGTATGGGTGATGGAGCAGAGCTATATGCCGGCCATGCTGGAGGCCACCGCCTACGACGTGGTCTGCCACGAGCACCTGGAGTACTACGCGCTGCGGCAGATCGAGTGGATGGCCGAGCGCGCGGGGCTCGAGGTCATCGGGGCCCGGCTCACCGACGTGTACGGCGGCAGCCTCTCGCTCACCCTGGCCAGGAAGGGCAGCCGGCACCCCGTCGACCACGCCGCCCTCGGCCGCATCCGGGCCCACGAGCGGGAGCTGGGACTCGACACCCCGGCCCCCTACGAGGCGTTCGCCCGGCGGGCCGTCGACTCCCGTGACCGGCTGGTGGAGTTCCTCGCGGACTCCCGCAAGGCCGGCAAGCTGACCGTCGGGTACGGCGCCTCCACCAAGGGCAATGTCATCCTCCAGTACTGCGGCCTGGGCCCGGACGACCTGCCGTGCATCGGCGAACCCAACGAGGAGAAGGCCGGCTGCTTCACCCCCGGCACCGGTATCCCGATCGTCTCCGAGGCCGACGCCAAGGCCCTCGCCCCCGACCAGCTGCTCGTCCTGCCCTGGATCTACCGTGACGGCTTCGTCGAGCGGGAGGCCCCCTTCCTCGCCCACGGCGGAAAGCTGGTCTTCCCGCTCCCGGAAATCACGGTCCTGTGA
- a CDS encoding MFS transporter, with protein MSSARETAAEPVADARRWMALAVLLTATLLDLLDATIINIAIPSIQRDIHASYTAVQWIAAGYTLAFAIGLVTGGRLGDIFGRKKVFLLAMAGFTLASAVSGLATGPDMLIISRVLQGGMAAMMVPQVLSIIHVTFAPEESGKVFGMFGAVCGIGAVSGPVLGALLTEWNLFGLEWRPIFLVNLPIGIAGLILGHRFVRESKAPSAPRLDLVGVTLVTLALFMLLFPLTRGRDLGWPAWCLASMAGSVVVFVLFVLHQRTKVRQNASPLLELSLFRIRSFAAGIAVQLTFGTSFGLFSLTGALYMQVGLGWTPLRAALTSLLFGATMAGVAMVAVPKLVPRFGRKVLQAGALLMIVGLGLYGWIAHQQGTAVTPAQIAVPLIVGGCGLGMIMAPLTSAVLSEVPGQHAGSASGLINTINQVGLSLGLGLTSVAFFTVVDDAGQPAATGGTAFITAFTHSLWWVIGGMALAFLLMFALPKAAGAQFAPPAEDDAEDPAAAPGTSSADGSPAPRGESAPIANEPTPTVG; from the coding sequence ATGAGCTCCGCCCGCGAAACAGCGGCAGAACCGGTCGCGGATGCCCGGCGCTGGATGGCACTGGCCGTATTACTGACCGCGACCCTGCTGGATCTGCTCGACGCGACGATCATCAACATCGCGATTCCGAGCATCCAGCGGGACATCCATGCTTCCTACACGGCCGTGCAGTGGATCGCGGCAGGCTATACGCTCGCGTTCGCCATCGGCCTGGTCACCGGTGGCCGGCTCGGCGACATCTTCGGACGCAAGAAAGTCTTCCTGCTCGCCATGGCCGGCTTCACCCTCGCGTCCGCGGTGTCGGGCCTGGCGACCGGCCCGGACATGCTGATCATCTCCCGTGTGCTGCAGGGCGGGATGGCCGCGATGATGGTGCCGCAGGTGCTGTCGATCATCCATGTCACCTTCGCTCCGGAGGAGAGCGGCAAGGTCTTCGGAATGTTCGGAGCCGTCTGCGGCATCGGGGCGGTCTCCGGCCCGGTCCTCGGCGCCCTGCTGACCGAGTGGAACCTCTTCGGCCTCGAATGGCGCCCGATCTTCCTGGTCAACCTGCCGATCGGGATCGCCGGTCTGATCCTCGGGCACCGCTTCGTCCGCGAGTCCAAGGCGCCCAGCGCGCCACGCCTGGACCTGGTCGGCGTCACGCTCGTCACGCTCGCCCTGTTCATGCTGCTCTTCCCGCTCACCCGCGGCCGTGACCTGGGCTGGCCGGCCTGGTGCCTGGCCTCCATGGCCGGCAGCGTCGTGGTGTTCGTGCTGTTCGTCCTGCACCAGCGCACCAAGGTCCGCCAGAACGCCTCCCCGCTGCTGGAGCTCTCGCTGTTCCGCATCCGGAGCTTCGCGGCCGGCATCGCCGTGCAGCTGACCTTCGGCACCTCCTTCGGTCTCTTCTCCCTGACCGGGGCGCTGTACATGCAGGTCGGCCTGGGCTGGACGCCGTTGCGGGCCGCGCTGACGAGCCTGCTGTTCGGCGCGACGATGGCCGGCGTCGCCATGGTCGCCGTACCGAAGCTGGTGCCGCGGTTCGGCCGGAAGGTGCTGCAGGCCGGGGCGCTGCTGATGATCGTCGGACTGGGTCTCTACGGCTGGATCGCCCACCAGCAGGGCACCGCGGTCACTCCGGCGCAGATCGCCGTCCCCCTGATCGTGGGGGGCTGCGGCCTCGGCATGATCATGGCGCCGCTGACCAGCGCGGTGCTCTCCGAAGTGCCCGGCCAGCACGCCGGTTCCGCCTCGGGGCTGATCAACACGATCAACCAGGTCGGCCTGTCCCTGGGCCTGGGTCTGACGTCGGTGGCCTTCTTCACCGTCGTGGACGACGCCGGGCAGCCGGCGGCGACCGGCGGTACGGCCTTCATCACGGCCTTCACCCACTCGCTGTGGTGGGTGATCGGCGGTATGGCACTGGCCTTCCTGCTGATGTTCGCCCTGCCGAAGGCCGCCGGGGCCCAGTTCGCACCGCCCGCCGAGGACGACGCCGAAGACCCGGCCGCCGCCCCCGGCACCTCGTCGGCCGACGGCTCCCCGGCGCCGCGCGGCGAGTCCGCGCCGATCGCGAACGAACCGACACCCACCGTCGGCTGA